A section of the Acidobacterium capsulatum ATCC 51196 genome encodes:
- a CDS encoding cold-shock protein, which produces MEQGTVKWFNDAKGFGFISRQNGEDVFVHYSAISSNGFRSLQEGQAVQFNVVKGPKGWQAADVQPL; this is translated from the coding sequence ATGGAACAAGGTACTGTGAAGTGGTTTAACGACGCGAAGGGCTTCGGCTTCATCTCGCGCCAGAATGGCGAAGATGTCTTCGTGCACTACTCGGCCATCAGCTCGAATGGCTTCCGTAGTCTGCAAGAAGGTCAGGCCGTGCAGTTCAACGTCGTTAAGGGGCCAAAGGGCTGGCAGGCAGCAGACGTTCAGCCTCTGTAA